In Ctenopharyngodon idella isolate HZGC_01 chromosome 20, HZGC01, whole genome shotgun sequence, the following proteins share a genomic window:
- the senp6a gene encoding sentrin-specific protease 6 isoform X2: MNHKKSLFIEEVSQSYSLEQHEALDKSEDRRDGGFKQSWRCSLSDDSEDDSRHDATLVTMERVSGQQELSPEGIKTPSMKRFSANGSVETHERRPNQLRPLNRTGKLSEAAHSVSVSAPLNRTSYLIMSPAPSQGVVVQGRLFQHTQFSAPSRKLEQRPDLIQRVELENILLTCPKISDSEDITVKRRVHQKRRMMNNNPDPVGKPVEPLQPEDYLTVCGKCGQPSEDHVKCDSCGYMLPAETLPLSAVTSTLSPCPSVRSQLPNLQINSFYESTSGGCSQQLDVIINPSVRITHGNMLLPHNGRPVATSGSSACNGHKQAGGKKQQVTKPCELNDPIVLSSDDDEESDNVSSTGTINRLDSVSPRPADSAHSSPAPSGGRVEAAVKAAGEYEDPSADFFTQANHKNLLPRRNRMRDPFGNTVFEDPSPSKKMKIGKLDSIILECRSVRIGTLRRMVTKPVVFTVDYIQLDTEGPEVDVLETVYLKSSELTRCEWCNVRKLPVLFLQTTDEECQRLQAQLQMSHDNGGIWYDCNGNNDEKYIVLIFESGPTMQEQVFLEDIFAEIGRNNKLTDFPKKISFDEANVRLVEYNKASKEKEKVKDEKAAESATPSSSPSASLSVVTVTVATANIAQTAPIPSPATSFPTRMSARLQEYCEEDDEMAELQPTFTGPIIKLLVYPPPPAKGGISVTNEDLHCLNDGEFLNDVIIDFYLKYLFLEKLKKEDAHRSHVFSSFFYKRLNQRERRNAVDTSSIPIQKRKHNRVKTWTRHVDLFQKDFIFVPINESAHWYLAIICFPGLEKAHVEPNPLYQPQAPVHSTAVSSSPPTDGGSDELVDNSQHTAVLHRSAAEVNRQQYTDGLHRIIECYGTDDSQYSDDQSSCPDECSDDGTLVDECGSFDRAEWTSKPTICKQPCILIMDSLRGPTRSTVVKTLREYLEVEWEVRKGSQRSFGKEVMKGSSPRVPQQDNFSDCGVYVLQYVESFFENPLPSFDLPMNLLDWFPQQRMKTKREEIKELILKIQTHQQLSLASEEQTDACHSPYEDMLESADLIPPISS, from the exons ATGAATCATAAAAAGAGTCTATTTATTGAAG aagtaAGTCAGTCGTacagtttggaacaacatgagg CCCTGGATAAAAGTGAGGACAGGCGAGATGGAGGCTTTAAGCAGTCCTGGAGGTGTTCTCTCTCAGATGATAGTGAAGACGACAGCAGACATGA TGCCACCCTTGTGACCATGGAGCGAGTGAGTGGCCAGCAGGAGCTTTCACCTGAGGGAATCAAG ACTCCATCCATGAAGCGCTTCAGTGCTAATGGGTCTGTGGAGACTCATGAACGGCGTCCAAATCAATTAAGACCACTCAACAGAACTGGCAAGCTTAG TGAAGCAGCTCATTCAGTGAGTGTGTCTGCGCCCCTCAATCGAACCAGCTATCTGATAATGAGCCCAGCTCCGTCCCAAGGAGTTGTGGTTCAGGGGCGGCTCTTCCAGCACACACAGTTCTCTGCTCCAAGCAGAAAGCTGGAGCAAAG ACCTGATCTGATCCAAAGAGTTGAGCTGGAGAACATTCTTCTCACCTGTCCCAAGATTTCAG ATTCAGAAGACATCACTGTTAAGAGACGTGTCCATCAGAAACGGCGGATGATGAACAATAATCCTGATCCTGTGGGCAAACCAGTTGAG CCCCTTCAGCCTGAAGATTACCTCACAGTTTGTGGTAAATGTGGCCAGCCAAGTGAGGACCATGTAAAATGTGACAGCTGTGGATATATGCTACCTGCTGAGACTCTGCCCCTTTCTGCTGTTACATCAACACTTTCTCCTTGCCCTTCCGTTCGCTCGCAGCTGCCCAACCTTCAGATAAACAGCTTTTATGAGTCCACCTCTGGGGGGTGCTCTCAACAGCTAGACGTTATAATAAACCCATCGGTGCGGATCACCCATGGAAATATGCTCCTCCCGCACAATGGTAGACCCGTCGCCACTTCTGGAAGCTCAGCTTGTAATGGACACAAGCAAGCTGGAGGCAAGAAACAGCAGGTCACCAAACCATGTGAATTAAACGACCCTA TTGTACTGTCCAGTGATGACGATGAAGAAAGTGATAATGTCAGCAGCACAGGGACCATTAATCGTTTAGACAGCGTGTCGCCACGGCCTGCAGACTCTGCCCACTCATCTCCAGCACCCTCCGGTGGTCGGGTGGAAGCAGCGGTGAAAGCAGCTGGTGAATATGAGGACCCTAGTGCTGACTTTTTCACACAGGCAAACCACAAAAACCTGCTACCCAGGAGGAATCGCATGAGAGATCCA TTTGGGAACACTGTGTTTGAAGATCCATCTCCGTCTAAGAAGATGAAAATAGGGAAGTTGGACAGTATTATTCTGGAGTGCAGGAGTGTAAGGATTGGCACACTGCGCAGGATGGTCACCAAACCGGTTGTG tTTACAGTGGATTACATTCAGCTGGATACAGAAG GTCCTGAGGTGGACGTGTTGGAAACAGTTTATTTGAAGTCGTCGGAGCTGACCAGATGTGAGTGGTGTAATGTCAGGAAGCTGCCAGTTCTGTTTCTGCAGACCACCGATGAGGAGTGCCAGCGTTTACAGGCTCAGCTGCAGATGTCTCATGACAACGGAGGAATATGGTACGACTGCAACGGCAACA ATGATGAGAAGTATATTGTGTTGATTTTCGAGAGCGGCCCCACAATGCAGGAACAAGTATTTCTGGAGGATATCTTTGCTGAAATCGGCCGAAATAACAAACTGACAGATTTCCCTAAGAAGATCAGTTTTGATGAGGCCAACGTTAGATTGGTTGAGTACAATAAAGCCtccaaagaaaaagaaaag GTTAAAGATGAGAAAGCTGCAGAATCAGCAACACCATCTTCATCACCCTCAGCATCCCTTTCGGTTGTCACGGTTACCGTGGCAACAGCAAATATAGCCCAAACAGCCCCCATCCCTTCTCCAGCGACTAGCTTCCCAACACGCATGTCTGCTCGGCTCCAAGAGTACTGTGAAGAGGATGATGAGATGGCAGAGCTCCAGCCAACCTTCACTGGTCCAATCATCAA gTTGTTGGTTTACCCCCCGCCGCCTGCTAAAGGAGGAATCTCTGTAACCAATGAGGACCTGCACTGTTTGAATGATGGAGAGTTTCTCAACGACGTCATCATTGACTTctatttaaa ATATCTGTTTTTGGAGAAGTTAAAGAAGGAAGATGCTCACCGCAGTCATGTGTTTAGCTCATTCTTCTATAAGAGACTCAATCAAAGAGAGCGGAGAAACGCAGTTGACACGTCCAGCATACC CATTCAGAAGAGGAAACACAATAGAGTGAAGACATGGACACGTCACGTGGACCTCTTCCAGAAAGACTTCATCTTTGTGCCCATCAATGAGTC TGCACACTGGTATCTTGCCATAATCTGTTTTCCGGGTCTCGAGAAGGCTCATGTTGAGCCAAACCCACTGTACCAGCCTCAAGCTCCAGTCCATAGCACTGCTGTCTCCTCCAGCCCACCCACAGATGGAGGTTCGGATGAGCTGGTAGACAACAGCCAGCACACAGCCGTCCTGCACAGATCTGCAGCTGAGGTGAACAGACAGCAGTACACGG ATGGTTTACATAGAATAATCGAATGTTATGGAACAGATGACTCCCAATACTCTGATGACCAAAGCTCATGTCCG GATGAGTGCAGCGATGATGGCACTTTGGTCGATGAATGTGGGAGCTTTGACCGAGCAGAGTGGACGTCCAAACCCACCATCTGCAAACA GCCTTGCATTCTAATCATGGACTCTCTACGTGGACCGACACGGTCGACTGTGGTGAAAACGCTACGAGA GTATCTAGAGGTGGAGTGGGAGGTGAGGAAGGGCTCTCAGAGGAGTTTCGGGAAAGAGGTGATGAAGGGCTCGAGTCCTCGTGTGCCCCAGCAGGATAACTTCAGTGACTGTGGAGTTTACGTGCTACAGTATGTGGAGAGCTTCTTCGAG AATCCTCTTCCAAGCTTTGATCTCCCGATGAATTTATTGGATTGGTTTCCCCAGCAAAGGATGAAAACCAAGCGGGAAGAGATCAAGGAGCTCATTCTAAAGATTCAGACTCATCAGCAGCTCAGTCTGGCGAGTGAGGAACAGACGGACGCCTGCCACAGCCCGTATGAGGATATGTTAGAGTCAGCTGATCTAATTCCTCCAATCAGCTCCTGA
- the senp6a gene encoding sentrin-specific protease 6 isoform X1, translating to MNHKKSLFIEEVSQSYSLEQHEALDKSEDRRDGGFKQSWRCSLSDDSEDDSRHDATLVTMERVSGQQELSPEGIKTPSMKRFSANGSVETHERRPNQLRPLNRTGKLSEAAHSVSVSAPLNRTSYLIMSPAPSQGVVVQGRLFQHTQFSAPSRKLEQRPDLIQRVELENILLTCPKISDSEDITVKRRVHQKRRMMNNNPDPVGKPVEQPLQPEDYLTVCGKCGQPSEDHVKCDSCGYMLPAETLPLSAVTSTLSPCPSVRSQLPNLQINSFYESTSGGCSQQLDVIINPSVRITHGNMLLPHNGRPVATSGSSACNGHKQAGGKKQQVTKPCELNDPIVLSSDDDEESDNVSSTGTINRLDSVSPRPADSAHSSPAPSGGRVEAAVKAAGEYEDPSADFFTQANHKNLLPRRNRMRDPFGNTVFEDPSPSKKMKIGKLDSIILECRSVRIGTLRRMVTKPVVFTVDYIQLDTEGPEVDVLETVYLKSSELTRCEWCNVRKLPVLFLQTTDEECQRLQAQLQMSHDNGGIWYDCNGNNDEKYIVLIFESGPTMQEQVFLEDIFAEIGRNNKLTDFPKKISFDEANVRLVEYNKASKEKEKVKDEKAAESATPSSSPSASLSVVTVTVATANIAQTAPIPSPATSFPTRMSARLQEYCEEDDEMAELQPTFTGPIIKLLVYPPPPAKGGISVTNEDLHCLNDGEFLNDVIIDFYLKYLFLEKLKKEDAHRSHVFSSFFYKRLNQRERRNAVDTSSIPIQKRKHNRVKTWTRHVDLFQKDFIFVPINESAHWYLAIICFPGLEKAHVEPNPLYQPQAPVHSTAVSSSPPTDGGSDELVDNSQHTAVLHRSAAEVNRQQYTDGLHRIIECYGTDDSQYSDDQSSCPDECSDDGTLVDECGSFDRAEWTSKPTICKQPCILIMDSLRGPTRSTVVKTLREYLEVEWEVRKGSQRSFGKEVMKGSSPRVPQQDNFSDCGVYVLQYVESFFENPLPSFDLPMNLLDWFPQQRMKTKREEIKELILKIQTHQQLSLASEEQTDACHSPYEDMLESADLIPPISS from the exons ATGAATCATAAAAAGAGTCTATTTATTGAAG aagtaAGTCAGTCGTacagtttggaacaacatgagg CCCTGGATAAAAGTGAGGACAGGCGAGATGGAGGCTTTAAGCAGTCCTGGAGGTGTTCTCTCTCAGATGATAGTGAAGACGACAGCAGACATGA TGCCACCCTTGTGACCATGGAGCGAGTGAGTGGCCAGCAGGAGCTTTCACCTGAGGGAATCAAG ACTCCATCCATGAAGCGCTTCAGTGCTAATGGGTCTGTGGAGACTCATGAACGGCGTCCAAATCAATTAAGACCACTCAACAGAACTGGCAAGCTTAG TGAAGCAGCTCATTCAGTGAGTGTGTCTGCGCCCCTCAATCGAACCAGCTATCTGATAATGAGCCCAGCTCCGTCCCAAGGAGTTGTGGTTCAGGGGCGGCTCTTCCAGCACACACAGTTCTCTGCTCCAAGCAGAAAGCTGGAGCAAAG ACCTGATCTGATCCAAAGAGTTGAGCTGGAGAACATTCTTCTCACCTGTCCCAAGATTTCAG ATTCAGAAGACATCACTGTTAAGAGACGTGTCCATCAGAAACGGCGGATGATGAACAATAATCCTGATCCTGTGGGCAAACCAGTTGAG CAGCCCCTTCAGCCTGAAGATTACCTCACAGTTTGTGGTAAATGTGGCCAGCCAAGTGAGGACCATGTAAAATGTGACAGCTGTGGATATATGCTACCTGCTGAGACTCTGCCCCTTTCTGCTGTTACATCAACACTTTCTCCTTGCCCTTCCGTTCGCTCGCAGCTGCCCAACCTTCAGATAAACAGCTTTTATGAGTCCACCTCTGGGGGGTGCTCTCAACAGCTAGACGTTATAATAAACCCATCGGTGCGGATCACCCATGGAAATATGCTCCTCCCGCACAATGGTAGACCCGTCGCCACTTCTGGAAGCTCAGCTTGTAATGGACACAAGCAAGCTGGAGGCAAGAAACAGCAGGTCACCAAACCATGTGAATTAAACGACCCTA TTGTACTGTCCAGTGATGACGATGAAGAAAGTGATAATGTCAGCAGCACAGGGACCATTAATCGTTTAGACAGCGTGTCGCCACGGCCTGCAGACTCTGCCCACTCATCTCCAGCACCCTCCGGTGGTCGGGTGGAAGCAGCGGTGAAAGCAGCTGGTGAATATGAGGACCCTAGTGCTGACTTTTTCACACAGGCAAACCACAAAAACCTGCTACCCAGGAGGAATCGCATGAGAGATCCA TTTGGGAACACTGTGTTTGAAGATCCATCTCCGTCTAAGAAGATGAAAATAGGGAAGTTGGACAGTATTATTCTGGAGTGCAGGAGTGTAAGGATTGGCACACTGCGCAGGATGGTCACCAAACCGGTTGTG tTTACAGTGGATTACATTCAGCTGGATACAGAAG GTCCTGAGGTGGACGTGTTGGAAACAGTTTATTTGAAGTCGTCGGAGCTGACCAGATGTGAGTGGTGTAATGTCAGGAAGCTGCCAGTTCTGTTTCTGCAGACCACCGATGAGGAGTGCCAGCGTTTACAGGCTCAGCTGCAGATGTCTCATGACAACGGAGGAATATGGTACGACTGCAACGGCAACA ATGATGAGAAGTATATTGTGTTGATTTTCGAGAGCGGCCCCACAATGCAGGAACAAGTATTTCTGGAGGATATCTTTGCTGAAATCGGCCGAAATAACAAACTGACAGATTTCCCTAAGAAGATCAGTTTTGATGAGGCCAACGTTAGATTGGTTGAGTACAATAAAGCCtccaaagaaaaagaaaag GTTAAAGATGAGAAAGCTGCAGAATCAGCAACACCATCTTCATCACCCTCAGCATCCCTTTCGGTTGTCACGGTTACCGTGGCAACAGCAAATATAGCCCAAACAGCCCCCATCCCTTCTCCAGCGACTAGCTTCCCAACACGCATGTCTGCTCGGCTCCAAGAGTACTGTGAAGAGGATGATGAGATGGCAGAGCTCCAGCCAACCTTCACTGGTCCAATCATCAA gTTGTTGGTTTACCCCCCGCCGCCTGCTAAAGGAGGAATCTCTGTAACCAATGAGGACCTGCACTGTTTGAATGATGGAGAGTTTCTCAACGACGTCATCATTGACTTctatttaaa ATATCTGTTTTTGGAGAAGTTAAAGAAGGAAGATGCTCACCGCAGTCATGTGTTTAGCTCATTCTTCTATAAGAGACTCAATCAAAGAGAGCGGAGAAACGCAGTTGACACGTCCAGCATACC CATTCAGAAGAGGAAACACAATAGAGTGAAGACATGGACACGTCACGTGGACCTCTTCCAGAAAGACTTCATCTTTGTGCCCATCAATGAGTC TGCACACTGGTATCTTGCCATAATCTGTTTTCCGGGTCTCGAGAAGGCTCATGTTGAGCCAAACCCACTGTACCAGCCTCAAGCTCCAGTCCATAGCACTGCTGTCTCCTCCAGCCCACCCACAGATGGAGGTTCGGATGAGCTGGTAGACAACAGCCAGCACACAGCCGTCCTGCACAGATCTGCAGCTGAGGTGAACAGACAGCAGTACACGG ATGGTTTACATAGAATAATCGAATGTTATGGAACAGATGACTCCCAATACTCTGATGACCAAAGCTCATGTCCG GATGAGTGCAGCGATGATGGCACTTTGGTCGATGAATGTGGGAGCTTTGACCGAGCAGAGTGGACGTCCAAACCCACCATCTGCAAACA GCCTTGCATTCTAATCATGGACTCTCTACGTGGACCGACACGGTCGACTGTGGTGAAAACGCTACGAGA GTATCTAGAGGTGGAGTGGGAGGTGAGGAAGGGCTCTCAGAGGAGTTTCGGGAAAGAGGTGATGAAGGGCTCGAGTCCTCGTGTGCCCCAGCAGGATAACTTCAGTGACTGTGGAGTTTACGTGCTACAGTATGTGGAGAGCTTCTTCGAG AATCCTCTTCCAAGCTTTGATCTCCCGATGAATTTATTGGATTGGTTTCCCCAGCAAAGGATGAAAACCAAGCGGGAAGAGATCAAGGAGCTCATTCTAAAGATTCAGACTCATCAGCAGCTCAGTCTGGCGAGTGAGGAACAGACGGACGCCTGCCACAGCCCGTATGAGGATATGTTAGAGTCAGCTGATCTAATTCCTCCAATCAGCTCCTGA
- the senp6a gene encoding sentrin-specific protease 6 isoform X3: MNHKKSLFIEALDKSEDRRDGGFKQSWRCSLSDDSEDDSRHDATLVTMERVSGQQELSPEGIKTPSMKRFSANGSVETHERRPNQLRPLNRTGKLSEAAHSVSVSAPLNRTSYLIMSPAPSQGVVVQGRLFQHTQFSAPSRKLEQRPDLIQRVELENILLTCPKISDSEDITVKRRVHQKRRMMNNNPDPVGKPVEQPLQPEDYLTVCGKCGQPSEDHVKCDSCGYMLPAETLPLSAVTSTLSPCPSVRSQLPNLQINSFYESTSGGCSQQLDVIINPSVRITHGNMLLPHNGRPVATSGSSACNGHKQAGGKKQQVTKPCELNDPIVLSSDDDEESDNVSSTGTINRLDSVSPRPADSAHSSPAPSGGRVEAAVKAAGEYEDPSADFFTQANHKNLLPRRNRMRDPFGNTVFEDPSPSKKMKIGKLDSIILECRSVRIGTLRRMVTKPVVFTVDYIQLDTEGPEVDVLETVYLKSSELTRCEWCNVRKLPVLFLQTTDEECQRLQAQLQMSHDNGGIWYDCNGNNDEKYIVLIFESGPTMQEQVFLEDIFAEIGRNNKLTDFPKKISFDEANVRLVEYNKASKEKEKVKDEKAAESATPSSSPSASLSVVTVTVATANIAQTAPIPSPATSFPTRMSARLQEYCEEDDEMAELQPTFTGPIIKLLVYPPPPAKGGISVTNEDLHCLNDGEFLNDVIIDFYLKYLFLEKLKKEDAHRSHVFSSFFYKRLNQRERRNAVDTSSIPIQKRKHNRVKTWTRHVDLFQKDFIFVPINESAHWYLAIICFPGLEKAHVEPNPLYQPQAPVHSTAVSSSPPTDGGSDELVDNSQHTAVLHRSAAEVNRQQYTDGLHRIIECYGTDDSQYSDDQSSCPDECSDDGTLVDECGSFDRAEWTSKPTICKQPCILIMDSLRGPTRSTVVKTLREYLEVEWEVRKGSQRSFGKEVMKGSSPRVPQQDNFSDCGVYVLQYVESFFENPLPSFDLPMNLLDWFPQQRMKTKREEIKELILKIQTHQQLSLASEEQTDACHSPYEDMLESADLIPPISS; this comes from the exons ATGAATCATAAAAAGAGTCTATTTATTGAAG CCCTGGATAAAAGTGAGGACAGGCGAGATGGAGGCTTTAAGCAGTCCTGGAGGTGTTCTCTCTCAGATGATAGTGAAGACGACAGCAGACATGA TGCCACCCTTGTGACCATGGAGCGAGTGAGTGGCCAGCAGGAGCTTTCACCTGAGGGAATCAAG ACTCCATCCATGAAGCGCTTCAGTGCTAATGGGTCTGTGGAGACTCATGAACGGCGTCCAAATCAATTAAGACCACTCAACAGAACTGGCAAGCTTAG TGAAGCAGCTCATTCAGTGAGTGTGTCTGCGCCCCTCAATCGAACCAGCTATCTGATAATGAGCCCAGCTCCGTCCCAAGGAGTTGTGGTTCAGGGGCGGCTCTTCCAGCACACACAGTTCTCTGCTCCAAGCAGAAAGCTGGAGCAAAG ACCTGATCTGATCCAAAGAGTTGAGCTGGAGAACATTCTTCTCACCTGTCCCAAGATTTCAG ATTCAGAAGACATCACTGTTAAGAGACGTGTCCATCAGAAACGGCGGATGATGAACAATAATCCTGATCCTGTGGGCAAACCAGTTGAG CAGCCCCTTCAGCCTGAAGATTACCTCACAGTTTGTGGTAAATGTGGCCAGCCAAGTGAGGACCATGTAAAATGTGACAGCTGTGGATATATGCTACCTGCTGAGACTCTGCCCCTTTCTGCTGTTACATCAACACTTTCTCCTTGCCCTTCCGTTCGCTCGCAGCTGCCCAACCTTCAGATAAACAGCTTTTATGAGTCCACCTCTGGGGGGTGCTCTCAACAGCTAGACGTTATAATAAACCCATCGGTGCGGATCACCCATGGAAATATGCTCCTCCCGCACAATGGTAGACCCGTCGCCACTTCTGGAAGCTCAGCTTGTAATGGACACAAGCAAGCTGGAGGCAAGAAACAGCAGGTCACCAAACCATGTGAATTAAACGACCCTA TTGTACTGTCCAGTGATGACGATGAAGAAAGTGATAATGTCAGCAGCACAGGGACCATTAATCGTTTAGACAGCGTGTCGCCACGGCCTGCAGACTCTGCCCACTCATCTCCAGCACCCTCCGGTGGTCGGGTGGAAGCAGCGGTGAAAGCAGCTGGTGAATATGAGGACCCTAGTGCTGACTTTTTCACACAGGCAAACCACAAAAACCTGCTACCCAGGAGGAATCGCATGAGAGATCCA TTTGGGAACACTGTGTTTGAAGATCCATCTCCGTCTAAGAAGATGAAAATAGGGAAGTTGGACAGTATTATTCTGGAGTGCAGGAGTGTAAGGATTGGCACACTGCGCAGGATGGTCACCAAACCGGTTGTG tTTACAGTGGATTACATTCAGCTGGATACAGAAG GTCCTGAGGTGGACGTGTTGGAAACAGTTTATTTGAAGTCGTCGGAGCTGACCAGATGTGAGTGGTGTAATGTCAGGAAGCTGCCAGTTCTGTTTCTGCAGACCACCGATGAGGAGTGCCAGCGTTTACAGGCTCAGCTGCAGATGTCTCATGACAACGGAGGAATATGGTACGACTGCAACGGCAACA ATGATGAGAAGTATATTGTGTTGATTTTCGAGAGCGGCCCCACAATGCAGGAACAAGTATTTCTGGAGGATATCTTTGCTGAAATCGGCCGAAATAACAAACTGACAGATTTCCCTAAGAAGATCAGTTTTGATGAGGCCAACGTTAGATTGGTTGAGTACAATAAAGCCtccaaagaaaaagaaaag GTTAAAGATGAGAAAGCTGCAGAATCAGCAACACCATCTTCATCACCCTCAGCATCCCTTTCGGTTGTCACGGTTACCGTGGCAACAGCAAATATAGCCCAAACAGCCCCCATCCCTTCTCCAGCGACTAGCTTCCCAACACGCATGTCTGCTCGGCTCCAAGAGTACTGTGAAGAGGATGATGAGATGGCAGAGCTCCAGCCAACCTTCACTGGTCCAATCATCAA gTTGTTGGTTTACCCCCCGCCGCCTGCTAAAGGAGGAATCTCTGTAACCAATGAGGACCTGCACTGTTTGAATGATGGAGAGTTTCTCAACGACGTCATCATTGACTTctatttaaa ATATCTGTTTTTGGAGAAGTTAAAGAAGGAAGATGCTCACCGCAGTCATGTGTTTAGCTCATTCTTCTATAAGAGACTCAATCAAAGAGAGCGGAGAAACGCAGTTGACACGTCCAGCATACC CATTCAGAAGAGGAAACACAATAGAGTGAAGACATGGACACGTCACGTGGACCTCTTCCAGAAAGACTTCATCTTTGTGCCCATCAATGAGTC TGCACACTGGTATCTTGCCATAATCTGTTTTCCGGGTCTCGAGAAGGCTCATGTTGAGCCAAACCCACTGTACCAGCCTCAAGCTCCAGTCCATAGCACTGCTGTCTCCTCCAGCCCACCCACAGATGGAGGTTCGGATGAGCTGGTAGACAACAGCCAGCACACAGCCGTCCTGCACAGATCTGCAGCTGAGGTGAACAGACAGCAGTACACGG ATGGTTTACATAGAATAATCGAATGTTATGGAACAGATGACTCCCAATACTCTGATGACCAAAGCTCATGTCCG GATGAGTGCAGCGATGATGGCACTTTGGTCGATGAATGTGGGAGCTTTGACCGAGCAGAGTGGACGTCCAAACCCACCATCTGCAAACA GCCTTGCATTCTAATCATGGACTCTCTACGTGGACCGACACGGTCGACTGTGGTGAAAACGCTACGAGA GTATCTAGAGGTGGAGTGGGAGGTGAGGAAGGGCTCTCAGAGGAGTTTCGGGAAAGAGGTGATGAAGGGCTCGAGTCCTCGTGTGCCCCAGCAGGATAACTTCAGTGACTGTGGAGTTTACGTGCTACAGTATGTGGAGAGCTTCTTCGAG AATCCTCTTCCAAGCTTTGATCTCCCGATGAATTTATTGGATTGGTTTCCCCAGCAAAGGATGAAAACCAAGCGGGAAGAGATCAAGGAGCTCATTCTAAAGATTCAGACTCATCAGCAGCTCAGTCTGGCGAGTGAGGAACAGACGGACGCCTGCCACAGCCCGTATGAGGATATGTTAGAGTCAGCTGATCTAATTCCTCCAATCAGCTCCTGA